The Patagioenas fasciata isolate bPatFas1 unplaced genomic scaffold, bPatFas1.hap1 Unplaced_13, whole genome shotgun sequence genome contains a region encoding:
- the LOC139826741 gene encoding olfactory receptor 14J1-like, producing MVGFPDTGKTYETAEAANVQQQLHHPVQQLITLLLFTDTRELQVLHFWLFLGIYLAALLGNGLIITTIAWDQHLHTPMYFFLLNLSLLDLGSISTTVPKTMANSLWDSRNISYTGCAAQLFFLFVFCATAEYFLLTIMSYDRYVAICKPLHYGTLLGSRACVHMAAAVWVTGFLNALLHTANTFSLPLCKDNVLGQFFCEIPEILKLSCSHSYLRELGLIVFSGSLAFICCVFILLSYVQIFRAVLRIPSEQGRHKAFSTCPPHLAVICLFASTSFFAHLKPPSISSPSLDLVVSVVYSLIPPTLNPLIYSLRNKEVKDALRKLMVGCISKIIKCSSSSL from the coding sequence cagaggcagcaaatgtccaacagcagctccatcacccagttcagCAGCTCATCAccctcctgctgttcacagacacacgggagctgcaggtcttgcacttctggctcttcctgggcatctacctggctgccctcctgggcaacggcctcatcatcaccaccatagcctgggaccagcacctccacacccccatgtacttcttcctgctcaacctctctctcctcgacctgggctccatctccaccactgtccccaagaccatggccaattccctctgggacagcaggaacatttcctacacaggatgtgctgcacagctcttttttttgtttgttttctgtgctacagcagaatattttcttctcaccatcatgtcctacgaccgctacgttgccatctgcaaacctctgcactacgggaccctcctgggcagcagagcttgtgtccacatggcagcagctgtctgggttactgggtttctcaatgccctgctgcacacagccaatacattttcgctACCACTCTGCAAGGacaatgtcctgggccagttcttctgtgaaatccccgagattctcaagctctcctgctcacactcctacctcagggaacttgggcttattgtgtttagtggatctttagcttttatctgctgcgttttcatcctgctgtcctatgtgcagatcttcagggccgtgctgaggatcccctctgagcagggacggcacaaagccttttccacctgcccccctcacctggctgtcatctgtctgtttgccagcacctccttttttgcccacctgaagcccccctccatctcttccccatccttggacctggtggtgtctgttgtaTACTCACTGATACCTCCAACGTTGAACCCCTTAAtttacagcctgaggaacaaggaggtcaaggatgccctgaggaaactaatggtgggatgcatttcaaaaataataaagtgttcatcatcttctctttaa